Below is a genomic region from Betta splendens chromosome 8, fBetSpl5.4, whole genome shotgun sequence.
AGTGCGTTTTCTCTGTTGACAGGACGCTCAGATCATCAACTGGCTGCAGGAGTTTCGTAGCTGCGTGACCCAGTTAAACAAGGACCATGAGCAGCTCATCTATACCATCTTGGTGAGTGCAGCTCTTTTATCTATTTGATCAATTAGGTTGTGGTCACATTTGACACAAATCCTTTATGAATTCATataatttttttgtcttttatatCATATTCTGATCTATTACTATGTTTTAACTCTTCAGCCTCTTTATCTCATCTTCTGTCAAGTGTTTTGATCTTTTATTGTATtatccttttttattattattaataatttttttccttttctgcgtgtgcacgtgttcCCAGAGGATTCCTTGGGTTGGTCGGAGCCAAGCTGTGGTGGAGGAGTACATGACCTTCCTCAGTAATCTGGTCTCAGCACAGACTGTCTACCTGTGTGCTTGCCTCAAGATGGTGGTCTCCCACTTCACCCCTAGTACGTTTTCCTGACTCAACCTGCCTGTTAAAGTTTCAGGGTCCATCCTGACTACAGTTCAGACATAACAGCAGTATTCCCTGTCGCCTTGGACACTTGTGGGTTCGATCGATGGTTATAATATTTtgcccatctgtgtgtgtgtgttaccagaGAGAGTGACTATCTGTGAGGGAGGAGTGGACATCTCCGActcagatgatgaagatgaaagtaagagacatgttttttttaatgcccAGGTTTTCTGAGCCGCCAGATGCAATAACTGAGGTGCTGAAAGGCTGCTGTTGATTGAGGGTTGACACGTATGAGCTTCAgaagtaaaatgtgtttgtgaagcTTTAACACACTGCATGCTGTAACTGCTTTTTTTAAGACCTACCTAGAAACTTCAATCAGTGTCACCAGGCGTTGCAGCTCATCGCCAGATATGTTCCATCGTAAGTCTCTTCCTGTTTATAACTTTACCATTAGTGCCTTCATCTAATATTTTAAAGGTctattttgatttatttgttgACTGATAGCATCCTTAATTTTTCAAATAAACTAATATGacccaataataataatagtctgTAGACAATGTTAAGAAGGGGCTGACAGGTTAAGAGCCTCGCTTAGCAAACAGGGATGTTGTGTTCAGACATTACTATGgttattatacatattattatGTAGATTACTGTTACTAAATAAAGTCTAAACTTCCAGAGTATCAATAATTGTGGCTCTGATTAGACTCAGAGTCCACTCTTAGCCTTAACATGTGATTCAGTATCATAATCCCCCGTCAAATCAGCTTTACATGTTATCGAGTAAATTACATGTTTGAGTTTTAATAGTTTGAGTTTCTGTCGTTCTGCAGCACAAGTCGCTTTCTGATGCCAATTCTACAAGAAAACTTCCCCTTCATTCAAAAATCCTCCAGAGTGCTGGTAAGTGCCAGCGTCTGCATTGCGTTTGTTTGTATAATGGGAAGAACATAACCGTGACACAGGTCAGTTACTAGTTTGATGGTTTGTTTGTAGGAATGTTACGTCCACAACCTCCTGAGGGCCACTGTGTACATACCATCCATCCGACGCGACGTACTGGAGCTGATCATTGCACAGATGCTCAAACTGGATGTGAGTAGTTTGCCTAGTGACAGGTTAAAGGCAGGCAGGTCTTCAGTTGCATAAGTGGCCTTTAACGGTGTGGGTTTGTTCATGCAGGTGAGCGTATCGCGCTCAGACATCGAGGAGGCCGAGGAGAACCTGGAGCAAAgccggaggctggaggagcacGCAGAGGAGGGACTCTTCCATATGGTAACATGTGAACATGCTTCGTGGTTGCAGGACACAGAGGTTCTTCAGTTCTGCAGTCTGttctgtccctctgtctgtctgacaggacGAGGACGTGTCCGCACCCTCGCCCCATAGCGCCGCTGCCATGGCCCACCCTGTGGCCGAGAGGTTGGACACGCTCATGGCAGTGCTCATGGCTTACATCAAAGACGTCTGTCACGTCGACGGTGAGCCAAGCCGCTCCTAGCGAACGCGTGTCTGAGCGTCCGCCCTCATGTCATGTGCTCGCCCTTGTGTGGTTCCTAGGCTCCCTCCACGTGGAAAGGACCAAGGAGCTGTACAGAGATCTGCTGGCTGTGTTTGACAAGCTCATTTTGCCCACGCACGCGTCCTGCCACGTCCAGTACGCCCTGTTTTACCTCTGCAGCTTCAGACTGGTCAGTGTTGCTGTGATGTGCATGTAGCTGTAGGTGATGTTTACACATCAGATGTTCTCCAAAGATGGGAGAATCTTGCTGTCGTTGGTTTTGATGcctgttgtgtctgtttgttacTGGACTCAGACGCTGGCGGAGGCTTTCCTCGATCACCTGTGGAAGGTCCTGCAGAGCCCGTCTCAGCCTGCGGTCCTCCGCCAGGCTGCCGCCGGGTACCTGGGCAGCTTCATAGCCCGAGCCAAGTTCGTCCCTGTGCTGTGAGTGCTTCTGTCATTTACACCTTCAGGTCTGGGTGCTCCAGTCACACACTCAGCCGGTACAGGGGCTACAAACCCTTTGTTTGGGTCCAGTCAAGTTGAGCATGTCCCTGTCTGCTCCACAGCACCGTGCGGGCCtgcctggacctgctgctctcCTGGATCCATCGCTACATCGACGAGCAGgacagcagcagtaaacaggCCTGCTGTGACGTCAGCCTGCACGGGCCCTTCTACACGGCCTGCCAGGCCGTGTTCTACGCGCTCGTCTTCCGACACAGAGCCATGCTGGAGGCCAACTTGAAGAAAGGTCGCTACGCAGCTCTGAGCTACTGTTGTGAAGCATTAGGAAGGTCAGCGGCGTCGGTCTAaacatgtctgtgtgcgtgtgtgtaggtcTGGAGTACCTTCAGAGTCTCAACCTGGAGCGGATTGTCATGTGCCAGCTGAACCCTCTCAAAGTGTGCCTGCCCTCAGTCACCAACATGTTCGCTGCCATCACCAGGTATGTGATGTGAGGTGACGCCTCGGGGCACAAACTAAGCAGAGGCTGGGCTTTTAACTTggcttctcctgctccatcacaGGAAGTATCAGGTGGTGTTCTGTTACACCATCATAGAGAGGAACAATCGGCACGCGCTGCCGGTTCTCcgcagctctgcaggaggcgACAGCGTCGTCACGAACACCAACCCCCtggacagcttcttccccttcGACCCCTACCTGCTCAAGAGGTACAGACACGTGGTTCTGTTCAACGTCACTCCTCAGTTCAGAGGTGTATGAACACATGAGAGTCTGTGTTATGGACGGCAGCTCACCAAACTGACCCCAGTGTGACCGCATTACATATCACTGATCCCAGATCAGctttaaacagtttaaacaaATCAGGTCAGATGGAGTCTCTGGTGAAGTGGGTTGTTGCTGGAGTGTGTCGCGTGTTTGATTTGTTAAAACTGATGACACGGCCAAAagcgagggggagggagggagaatcCACTCATCCAGATGAGTGAGCAGTGATGaggagccaggaggaggaggagatgaaccGTGAGCATCACAGCTGAGATGGCAGGAAGTTAAACAAAGGCTAGAGACACGGTAACAACCTCACCTGACGTGTCTGCTGGAGATTATATCCTTTACAAACGACTTTCATGGTCTTGAAACCTGATTAATCCTGTGTCCtgagcacattcacacacatcatGATGGGCAAAATCTCTGATCATGAGCATGGAATAGTTTGACTGACGTGTGTAAACACCGTAGGGAGGACTCAGATTGGCGAAAAAGATGAACCGGGacataaaaaaatcacaaaagcCTTATGCTAAAAGGAGCTGGAAACAGTTAAAAGAGAAAACTCCCTTTCACAATAACAGTACTAAGAAACTACTGTCTGTACCTGACATacttagaaaataaaataaaatattttctgtAAGGAGAAAGATTCATCATTCATGTGATCTGGGTTTGAGCCTTGGCTACAAGGAGAGAGCTCAGACCTGTGTGTTCTATGTTTCCACATGGAGGATGTCATCCTGTAAGTTCACAGATGTTGCACATGatgtcagctgtttccttccaACAGGTTAACTGGGGTCTTTGCTGGTGGTTTCCTAGAGAAGCCAGTTGTTCATGTCTTCATCACATGAACGTCAGTGTAACACGTGTGTTTCTCCAGGTCCAGCCCCATGATTCAACCTCTTTACCAAGTGTGGGAGGACCTGGCCGAcacagagctgcttcctgccaAAGAGCAGCCACAGGTAACGTGATCGTATTATCATAACGTTGTGAGTCGTGGATCTGTCACATCTCAAACTCGCCGTTGTTGTTGTCAGAgtgtgaaggaggaagaggacgactTCCTGTGTGGGGAGTCCTACGACTCCCATCACATCCGGAGCCCCAGCAGCGTGGGTTCTCCGCCCTTCGCCCCTCTGCCGTCGCTTTAAGGCTCCACCCTCGATGGACtccctgctgtgactcctgcgaAGGAGCTGCcgcataatgtgtgtgtgacgtgtgcAATGAAGGTTGTTTTTCAAACGAACTGAAGAACCAGTGAGATGAACTAATCTCTGTTCATGTCaatgttcgtgtgtgtgtatgtgtgtgtaatgttaaTAAACTGAAATACACAGTTCTCTGTTCATGTTCGACCAGAGGGCGCTTGGTTTTAATGATGCTGGGAACCTGTGACACGTGTAAAACCTGATGACAAATGATGTCAAGTCCGCTTCTCAGTTAGTtctttaatataaaacagtaacagAAAGAATATGAGGCCACACCAAGATGTAATCTGGCTGTATGACAAGACATCACTGTTTAAAACGCATCATCTGTCTATAGAAATAACAGATCCACATATGATGGACGGCTACGAGGTCTACAGAACTATAAAGCCTGTCCTGGAAGCAGGAGGCGACATGAACCATGCATGATATGAGCAGAGGTCTACTGTCTAATGACTGGGCACCAGACTCAATGTGGGACAAACCAGTTCAGACCAGTCCAACCTTGACATGCAACCAGCGTGTGCGAGTGGACGCTCGTCCCACACAGCCGGAGCCACATCATCATGAGGCCGAGCTGCTCGCGGTGCAGCTCACTTTAATTTGGCAACGTGCTTCTCGTAGACACTTCCGAACGTCAGACTATAAGAGCAAAGCTTTGGTGTGAAACGTGGAGTCAGAAGGTCGCTGGGGGCGGGGTCGGATCGGACGTTGGGTGTGAAGCCAGTGGTCGGTTCTGCCTCCGGGCCCGCGCTCACAGGGGATGACGGCTGGCACCCGGTGCCGGCTGCGGCTCCGCTGGCGCTGCAGGTCCGTCGCAGACAAACCACACGTCAGTAACTACAGCGTCTTCCCTGCTCAGTAAAAGGCGCCACCAAACGTAACCACATACTGGTCTGCACCTGGGTCGTGGGCCGAGCTGCTGCAGActccctccaccagctccttcgCCTCCGCAGCCAGCTGAAAGGCACAGTCAGGAAGTGGTGAGGGGGTGTCAGGGCTCTGGGTGGCTGGAGACGGGCTTGGAGATCTGGTGCctctggaacacacacacacacacacacacacacacacacatgagagATGGTGACGGCTGGGTGTCCAGTTGGACCGGTTCATGTTGCACATCTCTTACCCTTCGCCTCCAAACAGGCTGGGTGTCATCAGCACTTTGTGGACGTTCTGCAGGAAGAGAGAACAGAGGCACAGTCAGTCATTTCCATATATGGTCATTTTGCTGATGACTTCCCATCATCGATCAGATCCTGTTACATCAGATTTCAAATGAACCTGACAGGAGAAGCCTGCACCTCGTACCTGTGCGAagcccagcagcttcctgttggaCACCTCCAGGTGTTTCCTGCTCAGCTCTGACTTTCTCAGCTGACAGTCGATGGCGGTCAACCTCCGGTTCAGCTCCAGCACGTCCTCCTGACACACATGGAGTACACACAGTTATCAAGTTAGAATTTACAAGTTAAGATCATTGATCAATGCTTTTTGTCTGGTTTCTGATCAATTAATCTCTGGTGCATCCTCACATCCTAAAAGACACTTCACTGATACATCACATTCGCTTattgaatttctttttttctattgtAATTCCTATTTCTTCACATGTTGCAGAATCTCACCTTGGTGGCCTCCGCGCCTTGTGCTTGTCTCTTGCTGGTCAGCTGGTTCTTCAGGTCCTTGATctcggcctccagcagctgaatgACCTCCTCGTAGTCCTGCTCAGCGCTGCCCGGGTTCCGCTGCACCACCTCCGCCTCGGCCGCTTGCAGGCGGCTTTTCAGGCGAGTGTTTTCCTCCACGGTCAAACAGGCTTTCTGGGGAGAACGACGCCGCGTCCGTGAAATGGGCGTCGCTCAGGTAATAAGTGAGAGCATGTAAACAACTCACCTCTGAGgttttctgcagctcctcctccagggacTTCTTGCTGTGCTCCATGTCCTTCAGCATCACCTGCAATAGGATTAACAGCgtcactcacagacagacagacagacagacagacagacagacagacagacagacagacagacagacagacagacagacagacagacagacagacagacagacagaggagtgCGTGACTGTTTTCACCTTGAGTTGCTtcatctgcgtctgcagctgcttcacctctgTGTGGAACTGCTCCATCTCCTCGCTGCTGTAGCTGCACTCGGACTCGTacgtctgcagacacacacacacaacatggagGTTGAGGCTCATTAGCTCCAAACATCTGACTGCtcgactgaggaggaggagcgggaggtgAGTGTGGGCTCATGGAGCTGCACTGATGCTGGACCCGTCGGCTCCCTGCCCAGCGTGCGCTTGGTGCTCAGCGTGAGTGACACTGCCGCTGTCAGGCCCTGTAATGCACGGACTCATCCAGTACCAGCAGGACCAGGTCGTGGTCCAGCTCAGCTCCCCAGCCTCGTATGGTCCAGTCTGACTGTTCCAAGTTATCATCATTGTGGTGTAACATGGGGCCTTTAACACTAGGCCTGTAGGTAGAAGTCTAAGCAGAGGTATCTTATGTCAGCTGGTCCATCTGCCGTCCAGTACATTCACATCCTTAGTATCTCCATGTTCCGTCCATGTTGATTTGTTCCTGCTAAATAAACTCTGGCTTTGTTTCTGGCTGGGTCCTTCTCTATAGGGCGTTAACGCTAATGCTGGAGCGAGGAGGCTGAGATGTGAATCTGTACAGATGTGATCAGAGGCCCAGCTGCTTACAGGTGAATGGAACGCCGACGTGTCCATCAGACTGGCTGCCTCGTGGTAGGAGAACATGAAGGGCCCGTCCTCCAAacccagctcctccaggttcTCATGGAAGATGCTTCTGGTGGCTTCCACAAAGTCTAGAAGGGACACAACTAATCAGCATTTGGACTAAACACTAAACACTATTTAGTTCATCTGTAATGGTTTACTTGTTGTTTAGAGAATGATGACTAAACATCAACCAGAACCACAAAAGAACACATTCAGAATATTGCAGTTTACATTTCTTTGCACCCTGTGACCAGTGGAACTAATGAACCAGTTTAATGGGCTGTACCTCCATAGGCCACGGTGCCTTGAGGGTCTGTGGTCAGACTCTGTGCCAACGTCTTCCTCTTGTCTTCTGTGACCTCCAGGCCAAGGAACGACAGGGCCTGAGACGGACACAAAAAGTCAGTATCCACTGATCTGGCATCAGCTTGATTCTAGTCTGTGCAGAAGTCTGACTGTTCCACCAGACGCGGAAATTGGATGAGACGTCTATTCCTTCTCTGGTGTCATTCAGAGTGAATGAAAATGCTCAGACGCGTGGGAACAGACCCTTGAACTCTttcggtgacctttgacctgccaTACATTCCCTATTTACCCGTCATAGAAAGTTTTATGTCATATGTCTCATTAGGTCGTAAACTgagtaaagagaaaaaaagagttCAACGACTCTACAAAGTCAGTCAGCTGATCTAGTCTCTGTGACAGAAGTAGTTAGTTTAAAACTAGCTAGTTTTTTGTATTGCAATAAAAAATAGTagacacaataaaaaagaaaagattaacGTCACAGGTGGTTCCTCATCTGTGCTCGTTCATCAGAGGACAAAGAGCGACAATGGCGACGACTCACCAGATCCAACTTGTCTGATTTGAGGCGGATGTAGGGGTCAAGGGTTATCTTTGGTTTGGCCCCTGCTGGTAACTTCTGGCTGGTCGACCCTGGAGGGAGACAAGGGAGGAAGTGGCATCAGGGGGAAACATGCCTTCACGGCCTTCAACAGAACCAGCGCACCACACACCTAGTAAACAACAGCTCTGGATAATCCGTagtagtggtgtgtgtgcgcatgtgtgtgtgtgtgggggggggggggggggtatgattaaaaagatggaTGATTATGTAGATGAGCATGAGAGAGGAGTGTGTGAGACAGGACGGCAGACGGCCACAGACTCATTAGTTTGATGTGCGTCTGTCCCACATTTGAATAGACGCAGGCTGGGACCGATTCTAGTCTCGAGCCGAGCTGCACACGAGCATCACTTCAGATCAGCAGGTTGTTGttagaggaaacaaacagacactcaGAGCTTCCAGTGATGCTCTGTAGTTCACATTATTTATAAAATGACTGAAATAACCGCACAAACGCATTAATCTCAGTCATGACCATTCAGACCTCGGACCAGAGGAAGGTCTGCGTTCACCTGCCTGCATGTCAGAAAGCACCTGGTCCTGCGTCAGAACACAGATTATTCATGGCTGAACGCGTCTGCTCACCTCGCCATAAACTGCTGACATCTGTCACTGCTAGCAACAGGCTGGACCAATGGGAGCCGAGGGAGCTAAGTGGTCAAAGCACCTAGAAAAAATCTTTAGCTGTGGTAATCCAGGCCAATAGGATTGGGCCGGGCCGGGGAGCGACTCTGAACCGGTGCCTGTTGGAAACCCCTTGATTTAAATGAAGACTGAATGATGTGAAACGGGTTCAATCATTATCTGTCAAGTTATGGATCTGTGCTTTTAAGACTTTTTAagacttattattattgttattataagttaataataattaattgttTTTAGGCACGAAAACTAATTTAGACAAGAGAAAATGTGAGAGACTTGACATTAGATCCAGAATTTAAAAGGTCCAGTTCTGTACCAGGAGGGAACGAGGCCTTTTTCTATGAGCCGGGTCGTTCAGcccataaaacacaaaaatcccagaaaacacacaaaagtatTTTTATACTAAAAGAAATCAACTAATGTTGTCTGATATTTAAATCACTGAAACAAGAGTAAATAATGAGTTTGTTGTGGACTATTTTTAGTCATCAAATAAGATTAAATAGGATTAGATCAGATTAATCAACATTCTGCTCCAGCGCGCGCGTGTTTGAACGGAGCACGTCAACAGCAGAGCTGACACATAAGAATCATAACCAGACTTTCATATGTTCCCCTTGAcgcgctgctgtgtgttttctctgcactgGGAGCATTCCGTCTGTGGTCCATATGTGGGTTCCTCTCACACTGGTCCCTCGGGCGCAGCCTGAAGGTGCTGGTGTGTTCACTGTACCTGAAATGTGGATGTCTGGCGGGCAGATGTCAGGAGATGGAGACGACGCTGgaggctgctcctctgcacAGATCTGCAGAAGAAGAGTTCAGATGCCTTGTTCTTGTGTAATAACAATATAAATGACTCGACGTATTGAGGAGGCAGCTGGTCTGTGTCCATGTGGGACACAGGTCTGGACCGGGTTCCTCCTCTGGTGAAGCACCAACCTCTGGTGACTTGATGTGGACCTTTAACCGTCCAGAGCCGTGGCTGCTGCCCGAGGCCCGCTGCACGCCGTTGTGGAGCGACGTGCTGCTCGGGAACAGTCCTTTACCGGGGATGAAGGCGATCTCCACCGTGCTGTCTGGGCTAAAGACACGAgggccgtcagcagcagcagcagcagcagcagcagcagagcggagGGGAAGGACGTGGGACACACGTACCTGTGTTTGACTTTGTTCACCAGGGTTCTGGCCTCCTCGTGGGTCACGCCTATCAGTGACTCCTTGTTTATGGCAATGAGCTGATCTCCAGGCCTCAGGCGTCCGTCCTGCGCAAACGTGAGACGGACGTGAGTCACGCTACGGAGAAACCAGACCGATGCTGTGTGTAAATGCCACACATGTCCCCAAACTTCAACCCCCAGAGATCAACATGAGCAGGTAGAAACTGCCCCTCCCTGCCTCAACAGAGGTCAACAGAGGTCAacagaggtcacagaggtcaCCAGAGCCAGGTCCACTTGAATACTAACACTGAACACAGTAAACTAAACAGCAATTACTCCAGAGGATGGAGCACATCAGGCCCAGAATCATGTAAAAGACAAAGAGCACTGGTTGGACGTTCACGTTCTGCACAGACAGGAGGTTTGAAGGAGgaactgtctctctgtctgactcCTTGTATCATGTTCCCGCGACGGAGACCAAACCACTGCACTCGTCCCCGTGAAGCACACACTGGTCCACCTGGAACGGCGGAGCTCAGGGTTCACCCCGACTCGCTGCCTCCACTGCTTCGTCCACATAACGAGCCTGTTCTACAGAAACCCCACTGGAAGAAAACAGTCCAGAAGCCACGATGAGCACATACAAAGACAGGCTCTTACCCGGTGACAGTCTCCTCCAGACAGAACCTCCTGGATGAAGACGGCAGGTCCGTCGGGCCGGTTCGAGCCTCCTCCAAGGGTGATCCCTAAACTGCTGGACCGGGCCACCGACAGGAGCTGAATCACTccttcacctggatgactgacaCCACACACAGCGTCTCCTTTAGCTTCTCTTTGCTCGCGCAGTCAAATGCTAATCATCAGCCTCTAGCAGAGTGAGAACATCAGGGCGTTCGTCAGGTTTTACCTGAGGGAGCGGAGCATGGGCCCACTGCTGGGGTACGTGTTCTGAGAGCCTGCTGGACTCAGGAGCAGCGGACTCTGGGAGCGCGAGGAGGAACCGGAGGACGTGCTGTCGAGGTATCGGCCTCCTTTGAGAAAAGATTCAACACGTGCTTCAACTGCATAGACACCGGCCGCTAAatgggtccaggtccagaatTCTGCACAGATTCTCGGCTGACTGAGCACTTAGCCAACCTTGCTGGATGGGAGAGTTCCGCGTCGACCCCGTGCTGCCGTTGGAGCCATATTTCTCCAGTAGCTCAGCGAATTCTCTCCtaaaaaacagatgaaatcGTTTGAGACGCGTCACTTCGAGCACATAGATTCTTACGTCAGTTCAGTTTCTTTTAATGGAAGTCTGACATGCAAATAAACAGCGTGTCTCTGAACAGGATGGAGGCCTCTGCTCGGACCCGTCCTGTCCGTCACCCCTTGGTTTTAGAGGTTCCTGGgttccttttgtgttgaaccACCTGTCGTGTGGTTCTTGTTCATGTCTTCttgtctttccctggtttttgcgTTATAAAC
It encodes:
- the si:dkeyp-72e1.9 gene encoding syntaxin-binding protein 4 isoform X4, producing the protein MLQRLKVPLGFARTLMGPYGVDRAVHSMEFTDCENGLGIKVIGGVKEQTGEEFGVYVKRILPGGLASCDGNLLPGDQILEVNGDSLVGVTSERAVDILRAASATNHMRLLIARDEEAKREFAELLEKYGSNGSTGSTRNSPIQQGGRYLDSTSSGSSSRSQSPLLLSPAGSQNTYPSSGPMLRSLSHPGEGVIQLLSVARSSSLGITLGGGSNRPDGPAVFIQEVLSGGDCHRDGRLRPGDQLIAINKESLIGVTHEEARTLVNKVKHSPDSTVEIAFIPGKGLFPSSTSLHNGVQRASGSSHGSGRLKVHIKSPEICAEEQPPASSPSPDICPPDIHISGSTSQKLPAGAKPKITLDPYIRLKSDKLDLALSFLGLEVTEDKRKTLAQSLTTDPQGTVAYGDFVEATRSIFHENLEELGLEDGPFMFSYHEAASLMDTSAFHSPTYESECSYSSEEMEQFHTEVKQLQTQMKQLKVMLKDMEHSKKSLEEELQKTSEKACLTVEENTRLKSRLQAAEAEVVQRNPGSAEQDYEEVIQLLEAEIKDLKNQLTSKRQAQGAEATKEDVLELNRRLTAIDCQLRKSELSRKHLEVSNRKLLGFAQNVHKVLMTPSLFGGEGGTRSPSPSPATQSPDTPSPLPDCAFQLAAEAKELVEGVCSSSAHDPGADHASGAAAGTGCQPSSPVSAGPEAEPTTGFTPNVRSDPAPSDLLTPRFTPKLCSYSLTFGSVYEKHVAKLK
- the si:dkeyp-72e1.9 gene encoding syntaxin-binding protein 4 isoform X1, whose product is MILSSQKLPELWDYFLIYVSGALEFNPDCNDVDLGLFPLRMNPTIKTRTLMGPYGVDRAVHSMEFTDCENGLGIKVIGGVKEQTGEEFGVYVKRILPGGLASCDGNLLPGDQILEVNGDSLVGVTSERAVDILRAASATNHMRLLIARDEEAKREFAELLEKYGSNGSTGSTRNSPIQQGGRYLDSTSSGSSSRSQSPLLLSPAGSQNTYPSSGPMLRSLSHPGEGVIQLLSVARSSSLGITLGGGSNRPDGPAVFIQEVLSGGDCHRDGRLRPGDQLIAINKESLIGVTHEEARTLVNKVKHSPDSTVEIAFIPGKGLFPSSTSLHNGVQRASGSSHGSGRLKVHIKSPEICAEEQPPASSPSPDICPPDIHISGSTSQKLPAGAKPKITLDPYIRLKSDKLDLALSFLGLEVTEDKRKTLAQSLTTDPQGTVAYGDFVEATRSIFHENLEELGLEDGPFMFSYHEAASLMDTSAFHSPTYESECSYSSEEMEQFHTEVKQLQTQMKQLKVMLKDMEHSKKSLEEELQKTSEKACLTVEENTRLKSRLQAAEAEVVQRNPGSAEQDYEEVIQLLEAEIKDLKNQLTSKRQAQGAEATKEDVLELNRRLTAIDCQLRKSELSRKHLEVSNRKLLGFAQNVHKVLMTPSLFGGEGGTRSPSPSPATQSPDTPSPLPDCAFQLAAEAKELVEGVCSSSAHDPGADHASGAAAGTGCQPSSPVSAGPEAEPTTGFTPNVRSDPAPSDLLTPRFTPKLCSYSLTFGSVYEKHVAKLK
- the si:dkeyp-72e1.9 gene encoding syntaxin-binding protein 4 isoform X2 — its product is MSLLKQRGRELERFDGLSLIYWTLMGPYGVDRAVHSMEFTDCENGLGIKVIGGVKEQTGEEFGVYVKRILPGGLASCDGNLLPGDQILEVNGDSLVGVTSERAVDILRAASATNHMRLLIARDEEAKREFAELLEKYGSNGSTGSTRNSPIQQGGRYLDSTSSGSSSRSQSPLLLSPAGSQNTYPSSGPMLRSLSHPGEGVIQLLSVARSSSLGITLGGGSNRPDGPAVFIQEVLSGGDCHRDGRLRPGDQLIAINKESLIGVTHEEARTLVNKVKHSPDSTVEIAFIPGKGLFPSSTSLHNGVQRASGSSHGSGRLKVHIKSPEICAEEQPPASSPSPDICPPDIHISGSTSQKLPAGAKPKITLDPYIRLKSDKLDLALSFLGLEVTEDKRKTLAQSLTTDPQGTVAYGDFVEATRSIFHENLEELGLEDGPFMFSYHEAASLMDTSAFHSPTYESECSYSSEEMEQFHTEVKQLQTQMKQLKVMLKDMEHSKKSLEEELQKTSEKACLTVEENTRLKSRLQAAEAEVVQRNPGSAEQDYEEVIQLLEAEIKDLKNQLTSKRQAQGAEATKEDVLELNRRLTAIDCQLRKSELSRKHLEVSNRKLLGFAQNVHKVLMTPSLFGGEGGTRSPSPSPATQSPDTPSPLPDCAFQLAAEAKELVEGVCSSSAHDPGADHASGAAAGTGCQPSSPVSAGPEAEPTTGFTPNVRSDPAPSDLLTPRFTPKLCSYSLTFGSVYEKHVAKLK
- the si:dkeyp-72e1.9 gene encoding syntaxin-binding protein 4 isoform X5 → MILSSQKLPELWDYFLIYVSGALEFNPDCNDVDLGLFPLRMNPTIKTRTLMGPYGVDRAVHSMEFTDCENGLGIKVIGGVKEQTGEEFGVYVKRILPGGLASCDGNLLPGDQILEVNGDSLVGVTSERAVDILRAASATNHMRLLIARDEEAKREFAELLEKYGSNGSTGSTRNSPIQQGGRYLDSTSSGSSSRSQSPLLLSPAGSQNTYPSSGPMLRSLSHPGEGVIQLLSVARSSSLGITLGGGSNRPDGPAVFIQEVLSGGDCHRDGRLRPGDQLIAINKESLIGVTHEEARTLVNKVKHSPDSTVEIAFIPGKGLFPSSTSLHNGVQRASGSSHGSGRLKVHIKSPEICAEEQPPASSPSPDICPPDIHISGSTSQKLPAGAKPKITLDPYIRLKSDKLDLALSFLGLEVTEDKRKTLAQSLTTDPQGTVAYGDFVEATRSIFHENLEELGLEDGPFMFSYHEAASLMDTSAFHSPTYESECSYSSEEMEQFHTEVKQLQTQMKQLKVMLKDMEHSKKSLEEELQKTSEKACLTVEENTRLKSRLQAAEAEVVQRNPGSAEQDYEEVIQLLEAEIKDLKNQLTSKRQAQGAEATKEDVLELNRRLTAIDCQLRKSELSRKHLEVSNRKLLGFAQNVHKVLMTPSLFGGEGGTRSPSPSPATQSPDTPSPLPDCAFQLAAEAKELVEGVCSSSAHDPAPAEPQPAPGASRHPL
- the si:dkeyp-72e1.9 gene encoding syntaxin-binding protein 4 isoform X3, whose translation is MSKMPTFSVMYKGAVIISRTLMGPYGVDRAVHSMEFTDCENGLGIKVIGGVKEQTGEEFGVYVKRILPGGLASCDGNLLPGDQILEVNGDSLVGVTSERAVDILRAASATNHMRLLIARDEEAKREFAELLEKYGSNGSTGSTRNSPIQQGGRYLDSTSSGSSSRSQSPLLLSPAGSQNTYPSSGPMLRSLSHPGEGVIQLLSVARSSSLGITLGGGSNRPDGPAVFIQEVLSGGDCHRDGRLRPGDQLIAINKESLIGVTHEEARTLVNKVKHSPDSTVEIAFIPGKGLFPSSTSLHNGVQRASGSSHGSGRLKVHIKSPEICAEEQPPASSPSPDICPPDIHISGSTSQKLPAGAKPKITLDPYIRLKSDKLDLALSFLGLEVTEDKRKTLAQSLTTDPQGTVAYGDFVEATRSIFHENLEELGLEDGPFMFSYHEAASLMDTSAFHSPTYESECSYSSEEMEQFHTEVKQLQTQMKQLKVMLKDMEHSKKSLEEELQKTSEKACLTVEENTRLKSRLQAAEAEVVQRNPGSAEQDYEEVIQLLEAEIKDLKNQLTSKRQAQGAEATKEDVLELNRRLTAIDCQLRKSELSRKHLEVSNRKLLGFAQNVHKVLMTPSLFGGEGGTRSPSPSPATQSPDTPSPLPDCAFQLAAEAKELVEGVCSSSAHDPGADHASGAAAGTGCQPSSPVSAGPEAEPTTGFTPNVRSDPAPSDLLTPRFTPKLCSYSLTFGSVYEKHVAKLK